A segment of the Panacibacter ginsenosidivorans genome:
GGATGCGCATGGCCGCGATCATGTAACCAAAGCAGAAATGGGCTTTGATAATGATGGTAAGATCGTTGCCCTGCGTGTAAAAACTTATGCCAACCTTGGTGCTTACCTCTCCACATTTGGCAGTTGTGTTCCTACTTATTTGCATGGCACTTTGTTACAGGGTTTATATACTACTCCAAAGATCAATGTAGATGTAACAGCAACATTCACCAATACAACTCCCGTGGATGCATACCGTGGTGCAGGCAGACCCGAAGCAACTTATTTACTGGAGAGATTGATTGATCTTGCCGCATTGGAAATGAATGTTGATCCTGTTCAACTGCGTTTCAAAAATTTCATTCCACCATTTGACGGAGTTAACCAACCCGGTTATCAAACACAGGTGGCATTACAATATGATAGTGGTAACTATCATGGTGTGTTAGAAAAAGGCTTAAAAATGCTGGGCTATGAGGATGTGCGCAAAGCACAAAAAGAAGCAGCCGGCAATGGCAAATTAATTGGGGTTGGCTTCTCTACCTATATAGAAGCATGTGGTATTGCGCCATCCGCAGTGGTTGGTTCACTAGGTGCAAGAGCTGGCTTGTTTGAAGTTGGCCAGGTACGCGTTCAGCCAACCGGTAAAGTAAGTGTTTTCACGGGTTCTCACTCGCATGGGCAGGGGCATGAAACAACCTTTGCACAAGTGGTTGCAGATAAACTGGGTATTCCCATGGAGGATGTTGATATCATTCATGGAGACACAGACAGCGTGGCTTTTGGTATGGGTACTTATGGCTCCAGAAGTCTTGCAGTTGGCGGATCCGCTATTGTAAAAAGCATTGATAAAATTGTTGAAAAAGGAAAGAAGATTGCAGCCCATAAACTGGAAGCCAGTGCAGATGATATTGATTTTACAGATGGTAAATTCACCGTAAAAGGCACCGACAAATCATTGAGTTTTGGTGATATTGCACTTACTGCTTATGTACCGCATGTATATCCTCCCGGATTAGAGCCGGGTCTCGATTTCAGCAGTTTCTATGATCCCGCAAATTTCACTTATCCATTCGGTTGTCATATCGCCGTGGTGGAAGTAGATAAAGAAACCGGCAAGGTGCAATTGAAACGTTTTGTTGCGGTAGATGACGTAGGCAATGTTATCAACCCGATGATCGTTGAAGGCCAGATACATGGCGGCGTTGTGCAGGGTGTTGGACAGGCATTATTTGAAGGTGCTGAGTATGATGATAATGGCCAGCTTACCAACGGTTCTTATATGGATTATTGCATGCCACGCGCTGATGATTTCCCGATGTTTGAAACAGGCAGCCAGGTTACACCCTGTCCGCATAATCCGCTTGGTGTAAAAGGTGCAGGCGAAGCCGGTTGCATTGGTTCTACGCCAGCAGTTGTAAATGCAGTGATCGATGCATTGTGGAGTGGTGGGCATAAAGTAAAAGATATACGCATGCCACTTACATCAGAACGTGTCTGGAATGCAATGCAGGATTAGTTCTATGTACAAGATGAATTTTATGAACCGTGCAATTGTTCATCCATGATGCTTTGGTTGCGTCGCACTCTTGTACCGCTAAAACAATATTCAGCTATGAAACCAAGAAGACACAAAGAAACACAAAATGGAATTCGTGTAATTCGTGCGCTAAAATTCGTGTTTCAGTTCTCTAATTATTCATTGTTCATTTTTAATTATTAATTATTATGATACCAGTTGCATTCGATTATCAAAGAGCAACAACTGTTGATGAAGCTATTGCAGCTTTATCAGGCGACAGTAAAATTCTGGCAGGTGGTCATAGCCTTTTACCTGCTATGAAACTGCGTTTAAGTCAACCGGCAAAACTCGTTGATATAACAAGGATTGCTGCCTTAAAAGGCATTAAAGAAGAAAATGGAGAAATTGTTATTGGCGCAGGCACCACACATGGCGATATAGCCAAAGATGATCTCATTAAAACTAAATTACCATTCTTTGCAGATGGCGCCTCTATGATCGGTGATGTGCAGGTACGTAATCATGGTACTATTGGCGGCAGCCTGGCACATGCAGACCCCGCTGCTGACTGGACAGCATTGGTGCTTGCTGCAGATGCTGCTATTGAGGTGCAAAGCAGTAGCGGTAAAAGAATAATAAAAGCCACAGATTTTTTCACCGGTTTATTTTCAACAGCACTAGAAGATGGAGAAATAATCACAGCTATCCGTATTGCGGTTCCTGCTGCGGGTACTAAAACAAGTTACCAGAAATTTGTGCAACCCGCTTCAAGATTTGCGATTGTTGGTTGTGCAGTGATGCGGGCACCAGATGGCAAAACGAATATTGCATTTACAGGTGTAAGTGATAATCCTTTTCGTGATGCTGGTGCTGAAGCTGCCGTTTCAGGCAAAACATTGGATAATGCAACAATTAGCGCAGCAACCAATGCTGCTGCTGCAGGTGTAAGTATCATGAGTGATCACTATGCATCTGAACCTTACCGCAGGCATTTGGCAAAAGTATATTTGAAGAAAGCGTTACAGGCAGTATCTTAATAGTTATAGTACCGAAGATCTGTTAAGCGGCACTTTATTATTGTCGCTTTTTTGTTGAATTAAATACCGGTTACGAAAACAATAAGATTCATACATTTTAAAAAGCTGATTCATTGACCAGCCGATGAAGTGATTGCGACGCAACAAACGATGCCCGGAGAACTGAAAGCCGGTATCGTAAAAATAAGAAAGGCCGCTTTTTACAGCGACCTTTCTTTTGGGGAGATTACAAGCAAAATATTATTGTTTCAGGAATTTAGACGTGTAAAATACTTCACCCGAAGCATCTTCTATTTTTATAAAATACATACCCTGTATTAATTTTTTCACATCGAGCTGTATATCTTTTTGTGTAAGAGTATTTCTCATGACCTGTTTTCCATTAACATCAAACACTTTTATAACTGCATTGACAGGCAGTTTTGTAATACTGATATTAAGTACAGATTGTGCCGGGTTAGGATACAACTTATTAAATGCATCACCCGCTAACGCAATCCCTGCTTTGGCGGCTGTACCTGTAGCCACTTTCAGTGTATAACAAACTGTGGTGCTTTTTGCTCTTTTATAGCCATAAGCTCTTGCATAATATGTGCCGGCAGATACAGTATAGTTTATGGTTTCAGATATTGTACCACTGTTTTGTGAAATAGCTACCTGTGTTTGTGCACTATTGTATAATCGCAGGTCAAAATCTGCAGGAAGCGTGGTTAATGACACCGTAATAGTGCCACCTGTTACAAAAGTGAATTTGTAGTAATCATTATCGGTGTTAGTACTGATGAGTCCTTTAACATCTGTGTTTAAAGGTATTAAAACGGCAGCACTGAATGATTCATTTGCTACTAAATCGTAAGTGCCCGGGCAGGAAGAAGCTGCTGCTGTAGTAAATTGTGCCGCCACATAATTACTGTTTGAAGAAGAGCAATTTGTTCTTACTCTCCAATCGTACAAACTGGAAGCTGTTAAACCTGTTAGATTAACAGATATTGCGGTTGTGGCTGTTGCTGCGTTTATCCATGTAGAGGAAGAATTCAATTTATAATCTACTGCATAGGACGAAGCGCCACTAACTGCTGTCCAGCTAACAGTTGCACCAGATGCTGTAATTGCGGAAGAAGCAAGGCCCGTTGGGTCTGCACAGGCAGGCGGTGTGCCGATAGTAAAGTTTGTATTTGAAATATCAAAGAAGATATTACCAACTGATTCAACTTTAATACGGCATGTTGTATTCTGAATGGATGGTAATGTTATTAGTTCTGAACCATCATTAGGAGTATTGGCAGCTAACACGGTAGAGAAAGTTTGACCACCATCTGTAGATAAAAGAATATTTACGTTGGCACAATTAACAGGTGTAACATTGGAAGATGCTACATTCCAGGTAACAGTTTGCTGCGAACCTGCTGCCCATGTTATTGCTGTATTAGGAGCAGTAACAGCAAATGGCCCTGATGTACTGTTGACGGTAACGATCATATTATCACTCTGGTTTCCGCCACCCCCGGTATGATTATCTTTTACCGTAAGGCGGAAATTTAATGTTCTCGCTACAGATGGCAACACTTCCCATTTATTGGCGTTAGTGCCATCTAGTATTGAACTTAGCTGTGGAAAAATTCTGCTTGTTCCTGTAACAGGTAAATAGGAACGGAATACCGGCCCTTTGGTTGTTGTAGATGTTGGGTATGTGTTGGAATTAGAACTTGTACCATATGCATCTAATTGCTCCCAGCAATAAGAAAGAACATCGGCAGCATCTGCATCGGAACCGGAACCCGTCAATATGAATGGCGTTGATTTTGGAATCGTAAAATCCGCACCGGCATTAGCAGTTGGAATATTATTACCGGTTAAAGTTGCCACAGCACAACCCGAACCTGTACCTGTTTGTGTGTAGTCTGTTATCTGTTGAATGCTGATCGCACTAAAATAATCATCACTATGTGGCTGAAGATCGGTTGCACCTGTGATGCCTGCATATCCCATGATAGTTGAACCACTGCCAGGCTCTACCTGTGCGATAGTTCCTTCGCTGCTGAAAGTAAACGTGTGATTGCCCCCAAACTGGTGCCCCAGTTCGTGTGTCCAGTAATCAATAACCAATGGATCTCCCTGCACATCTGTATGAGCCGTAAAGCCACTGCCTTTTGAACCGGATTTACAAACACAACCAATACAGCCGGCATTACCATTATTGCTTGCAGTTGAAGAAACCCAGGCAAGCAAATGACCCACGTCATAATTGGCACTACCGATAACGTTATCGCAGGTGGTTTGTGTGGCGCTGTTCCATACTGACGAACTTGACCATGGATCTGTAGATGCAGTGAGATAAATAATATTGGTTTCATTTGCTACCAGTACCATTCTTATTCCAAAATCTCTTTCATATACAGCATTTGCCCTTGTAAGGTCTGTATTTAAAACAGAAAGTACAATTGCTTTCTTTTCTGCATCTGTGCCTGTTGCACCATTTAATGCTGCAGTAGAAAATTCGCCGGTGGTGCATAACGCCAGGCGATATTGCCGTAGCTTTCCATCATTTGCATTCAGGTTACTAATACCACCATCTTTAATTTTTACAGAAGCCTGCAACTGGCTGTTCACCGCTTCATCCACAGAACAGTCAAAAGTTTGACGTTCTTTATTTAGATTTTCCCTGTCGAAAACAATGTAAGAGTTAGTGCTCTTATCAACAGGATTAATGTAAATCGTTTTTCTGTCAGGAGAAATGATCATAGCATGAAAGCCGAGGGGTGAAATATCAAAACGGATTGTTGATTGCGGATGCTCAATTCCCTGGCCTGCATATGATTTGATATTTGGATACTTTTCTGCCAAAGCAGGTTCCATTACGGGTGCTTCCACTACACGGTAGCTTTCCATTTCGCCTTTTGAATTGGGAACACGAAAAATTAATGAGGAGATACCAGCAACAATACTTTTTTCAGCAGGTGCATTTTTTAAAGCTGATTGCATGCCTGCTTCATTCAGTTGAAATGTAATAAAATTCTCCGGCTTGTAATTGTGCTTAAACACTTCGGTGCTTAAAGCAGCATTGTCTGTACGTTTCCATAAACCCGACTGTACATTTTGTGCATTAGAAACCAGAATGCCCAAAGAGCATCCCATCATGAGGAAAAATTTTTTCATAATCTGTTTTGGTTTTAGTAAATGATGTTATTGCCTTTTACTTGTTACCGGAAAGCAATGAAACCGGTCTCATTAGTGATCGTTGCAGACATGCTCATGTGTAATCGCAGGGTAAGTGATATAATTTCTCAACAGTATTGGATAAAATTGAAGCTATAAAATTTTTATTTACTTACTCTAATATTAAAAATATTTAATCCCGTTTGACTCTTGTCGGGACAAGATATGCATTACAATTAAAAGTTCAATGGTTGATGCAACACGCTTTTAAATTTTTATAAGCCCGTCAACAAAACTATTATCACCGCCTGTTGCGTCGCACACTTCAGGTTTCAGAAAAATGATGATCTTTTGGTAAGGCAATACATATATTGAACCCTATCATCGCTCAAAATAATTACGGCAGTACAAGAGTGCGACGCAACGAAAGTCTGATAGCATTATAAATGCCGGGTGCCCAATCCATACAATTCCTGTTACAACCTGTACAGTAATTAGTACAATTCATCTGATACTGTGTCAATTCATTTGCTGTATGGCCAAATAATTATAACGTCTTCTGTAAATTGCATAAAGGCATATGCCCGAATATATTTATGAAGTTGCCGCAATACACACAAAAAGACTGGCTTATCATTGCTATAGCAATGCCTTTGTTTGTTTTTTTGGTAAATACGATACTGCTGGGTAGTGGCTATTTTAGTTCTTTTGGTGTTTTTATGTTAGCAACATTATTTGCAGCCATTATTCTTACTGTTTCCTGGCAATTACTTACATGGATTGCCGTCACACTGCGCAACCGTTTTCCTGATGACAAAGACATTCTAAAAAGATTAAGCATTGCAATATTATTGTTCATTATTATAACGGCACTTACGCTTACGATTATTTTCTGGCTATTTAGCCGTATTACTTTAATAGAACCATTTACTGACGATGCAAGATTGAAATGGGTGTTAATGTCTGGTGTGATCGTAAATATTTTTATAACACTGCTGCATGAGGGTGTGGCCAATTTTGAAAAATGGAAGAAAACAATTACAGAAACAGAGTCATTGAAAACGGAATATATGCAAAGCAGGTTACTGGGATTGAAGAGCCAGCTTAATCCGCATTTTCTTTTTAATAGTCTCAATTCTTTATCCTGTCTTATACAGGAGCAACCGCAGCAGGCAGAAAAATTTTTAGATGAGATGAGTAAGGTATATCGTTACCTGTTAAAGAATAGTGACGAACAACTTGTAACCCTTGAAACAGAATTACAGTTTACCAGATCATATTTCTATTTGTTAAAAGCAAGACATGGAGAAGGGCTTGATATGGAAATAAACATCAACTCCTTTCATAATGAAAAACAATTGCCACCACTTACACTACAGATACTGCTCGAATCTGCATTTAATATGAATGCAATAAGCAAAGAGCAACCATTAAAGATTGAATTGTCAGTGACAGATAATGGCTGGCTGCAGATAAAAAATAATGTGCAGCGTAAGATTACAGACAGCCTTGCAGACAGAAGTGGTATTCAGAACCTGTCAAAAAAATTCAGGTTGTTGTGTAACAAGTATATCATAGTTAAAGATACCGGCGAATACCAATTGATAACAGTGCCATTAATACCGGCAAAAGAAGCAATAACAATAACATGAACCCGTGGCGGCCAACAAAGATCGAATGGATAACTTATTTTGCATTAATGCCTTTTATTGATGCAACGCTTAACTATTTGCTTTTTGGTGAGCGCATATGGCACGATGTATATATTTGGTTGTATTCTTTTCCGGTTATTTATGCACAGGGATTTATATCATGGTATTTTCATATTGTGGCCATGCACCTCTACCGTATCTGGTTCCCGCTGATGAAACAAGCGGTGTACCGGTTAGTGCTTTTATTTTTTACTCATGTTGCGCTTACTTCCTTAACGTTTGCAGCGCTTTTTTACGGCTACGATAGGTTTCATTTTCTTGGGTATGTTTTTGACGCACATAACCTGCAGATATCTATTCTTGCAGCAGTAGCATTAACGCTTATCGCTACTACAGCATGGGAAGCAGAGTACACTATTACCAAATGGAAAGAAAGCCTTGCTGAAAAAGAACAAATAGAACAGCTGTCATTACAATATGAATTTGAAACACTAAAAAGCCAGGTAAATCCGCATTTTCTCTTCAATTGTTTTAATACCCTCTCGTCATTAATTACAGAAGATCCTAAACAGGCCGAAGTTTTTTTAAATGACCTCAGTAAAGTATATCGCTACCTGCTGCGCAATAATGAGGACGGCTTATCAACGCTTCAGAACGAACTTAATTTTATCAACTCATACTTTGAATTGCTTAAAACAAGACATGGCGATTGCATACAATTGCAAATAGAAGTGGACAAAAAGTATTACAATTACCTCTTACCCTCATTAACACTTCAGTTGTTGGTAGAAAATGCGGTAAAACATAATATCGTTTCAAAACAGCAACCACTTTCTATAGATATTTTCAGTATGCCCGGCAATAAGCTGGCAATAAATAATAACCTGCAATGCAAACCTGCAAATGTCCACTCAAATAAAGTGGGTCTTTCCAATATTAAACTAAAATATGAATTACTGCAGCAAACAGGTTTTAAAGTATTAGAAGACCCAAAAAATTTTACCGTGATATTGCCGCTTATCTGGAACCATACAGCCGATAAACAAATGGCCTTTGCTCAACAAAATGCAATCAATTTATCTCCAAACCAATAAAACATGTAGTATGAAAATCCTGATAGTAGAAGATGAAGAACTGGCAGCAAAAAAAATAAAGAAAACACTGGCAGAAGTAGACCCTGTTGCAGAAGTAATTGCTGTTACAGAAAGCATACAGAGCACCGTTAACTGGCTTGAAGGTAACCCTGCTCCGGATCTTATATTGATGGACATTGAATTATCAGACGGGCAAAGCTTTGAAATATTCAGCAGAACAAAAGTAAAAAGCGCAGTAATATTCACTACTTCTTATGATGAGTTTGCGCTAAAAGCTTTTAAAGTAAACAGCATAGATTATTTACTAAAGCCTGTGCAGAAAGAAGAGTTAAGTGCAGCACTTGACAAATTCAAAAACATGACGGGCATCTATAAACCAACAGAAAAAACCGAACTGAATATGGATGCACTGGTAAAAGAATTGCAACAGAAATTACAACCAAAAGATTACAGAAAAAGATTTCTTGTAAAGCACGGGCAAAAACTTGTGTCTATCGAAACAGATGATATTGCATACTTCTTCAGCGATGGACGTTTAAACTTTTTCAAAACATTCGACAACCGCAAATTTGTTGTTGATTATACCATGGATGAACTCGAAGACATGCTTGATCCGCAGCGCTATTTCCGCATCAGCCGCTCCTTCTATATTTCCGTTGCCAGTATCGATCAGATACACGACTATTTTGGCAATCGCCTTTTGCTGCAGCTTAAACCAACCGTAGATAAAGAAACAATTGTAAGCCGCGAAAAAGTTACGGACTTTAAAAAGTGGATGGGGAAATAGAAAAATATTTTTGTTACACGCTTTAGTATTTCATGGCATCGGTTGTTGTGTCACTCACTTGTACGATTGGATGTTTGGGGAGCAGTGTTCTTGACATGCAAAAGGTTTTCAACAATAGATTAATAAAATCAGTGTTTAATCAACTAAAATTTTTGATAATTTTTTTCAACAAAATCCCAAAAAAATTCATTGTCGTAAAGCTTCAAAGGAAATGTTCGGGTGCTCTCATTTTTATTTATGCTAAATATCATCTCTTTAGTGTCAACTAAAATTGTGTCTCCCACTTTATTTACGTCGCTATCGTAAATCATTTGGTATAATTCTGCATTGTCTTCTTTGACTAAGCAGTAATAATTTTTTCTTTGCTTTCGTTCATCAACATAACTTTTGTTTGATGATAAAACCTTTACACCAACCACTCCAAAGCCATTAGAACTACTGCGGGTGCCTATATATTTTATTATGCCAGTTAATTTTAAGTCTAAATTTTTAAAATACTCTTCTTCAGAAGAGTTGTCATTCGAGGTTTTTATTAGAACAAAATGACAAGAACTATTAAAGCCAAAAACGGAAAAACTATTCGAAATGTAATTGTGCTATTTTTCTTTTCAATCATAAGCTTGTTGCAAAAGTAAATAGTGTAACCTTAACATCAATGCTGATTTATAATCTTGTGTACAAGTGTGCGACGCAACAAAAGCTTAATAGCATTTCAACTGCTCAGCTCATAAAAATAAAAAAGGTCACCATTTGCATGATGACCTTACTCATAAAAAATATTTATTTATACACTCGCTTCTTCTTCTTTCTTCTTAAAACTAAACTTCAGTTTGCTGTTTTCTTTATCAGCATCAGCAATAAGGATGTCGCCGTTCTTTATGTTCAGGTTAAGAATTTCTTCTGCCAAAGGATCTTCAAGATATTTCTGAATGGCACGATGCAATGGCCTTGCGCCAAACTGCGAATCGTAACCTTTCTCTGCAAGAAAATCTTTAGCATCCGGTGTAAGCTCAAGACTGAAACCAAGGTTGGCAAGGCGTTTCAACACACCACGCATCAGTATATCTATAATGTCGAAGATATGTGTCTTATCCAGTGAGTTGAATATCACCACATCATCCACACGGTTCAGGAACTCAGGCGAGAAAGTGCGCTTCAACGCTTTTTCAATTACTGCTTTGTTGTTCTCATCCTGGTTTTGTACACGTGCCGCTGTTGCAAAACCAACACCATCACCAAAATCCTTTAACTGTCGTACACCAATATTTGATGTCATGATGATCAGGGTATTTTTGAAATTAACCTTGCGGCCAAGACCATCCGTTAACTGACCATCATCAAGCACCTGCAACAAGATGTTGTAAATATCTGGATGCGCTTTTTCAATTTCATCCAACAGGATTACGCTGTAGGGTTTGCGGCGAACTTTTTCTGTTAATTGACCACCTTCTTCATAACCAACATATCCCGGAGGCGCACCAATTAATCGGCTCACAGTGAATTTTTCCATGTATTCACTCATGTCCATTCTTATCAATGCATCTTCACTGTCGAACATATATCTTGCCAATGCTCTTGCCAACTCTGTTTTACCAACACCAGTTGGGCCAAGAAA
Coding sequences within it:
- a CDS encoding xanthine dehydrogenase family protein molybdopterin-binding subunit, with the protein product MSTNGLIGKSVKRVEDKRFITGRGNYTDDIVLPHQTYASFVRCPYGHAKILSVDTSAAKTMPGVVAIYTGADVADVNGVPCGWQVNFKNGDTMKEPKHPLLVSDKARHVGDAVALVIAETKEQAVDAAEAVVVEYEELPCVVDAFKAAQPGAPLVHDDVPNNMCYDWALGNPIEEVNAAMAAAAHVTSLEFVNQRLVPNAIEPRCYNSSYDATSDKYVLYTSTQNPHVIRLLMCAFVLGLPEHKVRVVGPDVGGGFGSKIFHYTEEALLTWCTRKIGRPIKWTATRSEAFQLDAHGRDHVTKAEMGFDNDGKIVALRVKTYANLGAYLSTFGSCVPTYLHGTLLQGLYTTPKINVDVTATFTNTTPVDAYRGAGRPEATYLLERLIDLAALEMNVDPVQLRFKNFIPPFDGVNQPGYQTQVALQYDSGNYHGVLEKGLKMLGYEDVRKAQKEAAGNGKLIGVGFSTYIEACGIAPSAVVGSLGARAGLFEVGQVRVQPTGKVSVFTGSHSHGQGHETTFAQVVADKLGIPMEDVDIIHGDTDSVAFGMGTYGSRSLAVGGSAIVKSIDKIVEKGKKIAAHKLEASADDIDFTDGKFTVKGTDKSLSFGDIALTAYVPHVYPPGLEPGLDFSSFYDPANFTYPFGCHIAVVEVDKETGKVQLKRFVAVDDVGNVINPMIVEGQIHGGVVQGVGQALFEGAEYDDNGQLTNGSYMDYCMPRADDFPMFETGSQVTPCPHNPLGVKGAGEAGCIGSTPAVVNAVIDALWSGGHKVKDIRMPLTSERVWNAMQD
- a CDS encoding FAD binding domain-containing protein encodes the protein MIPVAFDYQRATTVDEAIAALSGDSKILAGGHSLLPAMKLRLSQPAKLVDITRIAALKGIKEENGEIVIGAGTTHGDIAKDDLIKTKLPFFADGASMIGDVQVRNHGTIGGSLAHADPAADWTALVLAADAAIEVQSSSGKRIIKATDFFTGLFSTALEDGEIITAIRIAVPAAGTKTSYQKFVQPASRFAIVGCAVMRAPDGKTNIAFTGVSDNPFRDAGAEAAVSGKTLDNATISAATNAAAAGVSIMSDHYASEPYRRHLAKVYLKKALQAVS
- a CDS encoding reprolysin-like metallopeptidase; the encoded protein is MKKFFLMMGCSLGILVSNAQNVQSGLWKRTDNAALSTEVFKHNYKPENFITFQLNEAGMQSALKNAPAEKSIVAGISSLIFRVPNSKGEMESYRVVEAPVMEPALAEKYPNIKSYAGQGIEHPQSTIRFDISPLGFHAMIISPDRKTIYINPVDKSTNSYIVFDRENLNKERQTFDCSVDEAVNSQLQASVKIKDGGISNLNANDGKLRQYRLALCTTGEFSTAALNGATGTDAEKKAIVLSVLNTDLTRANAVYERDFGIRMVLVANETNIIYLTASTDPWSSSSVWNSATQTTCDNVIGSANYDVGHLLAWVSSTASNNGNAGCIGCVCKSGSKGSGFTAHTDVQGDPLVIDYWTHELGHQFGGNHTFTFSSEGTIAQVEPGSGSTIMGYAGITGATDLQPHSDDYFSAISIQQITDYTQTGTGSGCAVATLTGNNIPTANAGADFTIPKSTPFILTGSGSDADAADVLSYCWEQLDAYGTSSNSNTYPTSTTTKGPVFRSYLPVTGTSRIFPQLSSILDGTNANKWEVLPSVARTLNFRLTVKDNHTGGGGNQSDNMIVTVNSTSGPFAVTAPNTAITWAAGSQQTVTWNVASSNVTPVNCANVNILLSTDGGQTFSTVLAANTPNDGSELITLPSIQNTTCRIKVESVGNIFFDISNTNFTIGTPPACADPTGLASSAITASGATVSWTAVSGASSYAVDYKLNSSSTWINAATATTAISVNLTGLTASSLYDWRVRTNCSSSNSNYVAAQFTTAAASSCPGTYDLVANESFSAAVLIPLNTDVKGLISTNTDNDYYKFTFVTGGTITVSLTTLPADFDLRLYNSAQTQVAISQNSGTISETINYTVSAGTYYARAYGYKRAKSTTVCYTLKVATGTAAKAGIALAGDAFNKLYPNPAQSVLNISITKLPVNAVIKVFDVNGKQVMRNTLTQKDIQLDVKKLIQGMYFIKIEDASGEVFYTSKFLKQ
- a CDS encoding sensor histidine kinase, whose protein sequence is MKLPQYTQKDWLIIAIAMPLFVFLVNTILLGSGYFSSFGVFMLATLFAAIILTVSWQLLTWIAVTLRNRFPDDKDILKRLSIAILLFIIITALTLTIIFWLFSRITLIEPFTDDARLKWVLMSGVIVNIFITLLHEGVANFEKWKKTITETESLKTEYMQSRLLGLKSQLNPHFLFNSLNSLSCLIQEQPQQAEKFLDEMSKVYRYLLKNSDEQLVTLETELQFTRSYFYLLKARHGEGLDMEININSFHNEKQLPPLTLQILLESAFNMNAISKEQPLKIELSVTDNGWLQIKNNVQRKITDSLADRSGIQNLSKKFRLLCNKYIIVKDTGEYQLITVPLIPAKEAITIT
- a CDS encoding sensor histidine kinase, with translation MNPWRPTKIEWITYFALMPFIDATLNYLLFGERIWHDVYIWLYSFPVIYAQGFISWYFHIVAMHLYRIWFPLMKQAVYRLVLLFFTHVALTSLTFAALFYGYDRFHFLGYVFDAHNLQISILAAVALTLIATTAWEAEYTITKWKESLAEKEQIEQLSLQYEFETLKSQVNPHFLFNCFNTLSSLITEDPKQAEVFLNDLSKVYRYLLRNNEDGLSTLQNELNFINSYFELLKTRHGDCIQLQIEVDKKYYNYLLPSLTLQLLVENAVKHNIVSKQQPLSIDIFSMPGNKLAINNNLQCKPANVHSNKVGLSNIKLKYELLQQTGFKVLEDPKNFTVILPLIWNHTADKQMAFAQQNAINLSPNQ
- a CDS encoding LytR/AlgR family response regulator transcription factor: MKILIVEDEELAAKKIKKTLAEVDPVAEVIAVTESIQSTVNWLEGNPAPDLILMDIELSDGQSFEIFSRTKVKSAVIFTTSYDEFALKAFKVNSIDYLLKPVQKEELSAALDKFKNMTGIYKPTEKTELNMDALVKELQQKLQPKDYRKRFLVKHGQKLVSIETDDIAYFFSDGRLNFFKTFDNRKFVVDYTMDELEDMLDPQRYFRISRSFYISVASIDQIHDYFGNRLLLQLKPTVDKETIVSREKVTDFKKWMGK